CTCGTAGGCTTCGCCGGCTTCGACCGGTTTGCCCATCGCCAGGTAGGCATCGCCACGGTAGATGGACCGCATCGGTTCGCCGACCACTATCTGGTTCGAATCGATAGCCGCCAGAAGTTCGCGTCCCTGGCCGAGCGCCAGCCGGGTTTCGGCGGTGAGGTCGGCGACGTCTTGCGGACTCGCGCCTGCGTCGCGCGCGCGGCGGATTTCCTTTTCGGCATCGCGGACGTCGCCGAGCTGCAGCGACGCCCGGGCAAGCAGCAGCCGCGCCTGCAGGTGGTTGGGCTCACTCTCGAGTGCGTTCTTGAGGTCGATCACCGCGGCCTGATAGTCGCCCTTGGCGATCTCGGCGCGGGCCCGCTCGACGCGGCCATCGGCGGAGACGAAGAAGTCGCAGCCGCACAGTACGACCGTGACCAGCAACCCCAACCCCAGCAACCTTGCAGATCTCATGACCACTCCTTCCGCGAACCTTTCTAGTTTGCCCGTGCTTCCGCGCCCACTGTGACATGCGGCAGGAAATCGGTCAGCAACTGGCGTGCGGACGCGCAATCCGGCAGGCACGAGGCGCTGATGGCGAAGACGCTGGCTGCGGGCGCACCCCGCAGGGTGCCGAGCGCGTAACGCAACTGCGCCGCGGAGCCGCGCCGCACCTCGCGTTCCCCTACGACGTACGCATACCACACGATCCTGTCCGAGCCGGCTTCATTGCCGAGCTGCACTTCATTGAGGTTTCTACCGCCGACTTCCCGCGTCGCCGCCGAAACCAGATTGGCTTCGGGACCATACGCCGACGTCGAGAAGCCGATCAGCTCCTTGTCCTGTTGCTGCGACAGGTAGGTTGCGGTGTAGACACACACCGCCGCGCCCGCGCGCGAGAATTCGCGCTGTGAGTGGAGGTCCGCCGTGCGGTACTGGGGCCGCCAGCGGCCATGACAGGGCTCGACGGGACCATCCCAGCCGGCGATCACAGAGGGAACGGAAACATTTGGCGCCACTGCGGCCTCCACCGGCAGCAGCCACGACCAGCCAGGTCCGAGACCCGAAGCAAGCAATGCGTATCCGGCGGCTCGCAGCGCGCGGCGCGGCGCCGGAAAGGCCGCCGCCGTTGGCGATGCGGTCTCACTACCGCGACCGGCCTCGAGCTCGAGCGGCATCCGGCGGCTGATCAGCAGAAACACGACCATCGCCACCGCGAAGACGACCCAGCCGAACACCGAGTGATCGACGCGCACCAGGTAACTCTGCATGTCGGTCAGATCGCCGGCGACGATGATGATCAACACGCGCAGCCAGTTCCCGAGCAGTGCCAGCCCCACCGCCAGTGCCAGCAGCTTGCAGCGCGTCACCAGGCGGTCGCCGCGCAGTTCGCCCTGCAGGATCGCGATGGTCGCAGCGACGATGAAATAATGCAGTCCGGCGCATCCATCCTCGACGTGAAACACGCCGCTGCGGATGTAGACGAAATCGCCCGCGACGTATGCCGGGACCGCGATGACCCGCAAAAGCAAGCTAACTACCGAGACGGTCAGCGACTGCAACGCGGGTACGAATACGTGCCAGACCGGCACCGCGGAATACAGCAGCCCAACCGGCACCAGCGCGCGCAACGCGATACGCGGCCCGAAGACCACGCGGATGTTGAGCCAGAAGAGGATGGGCAACAGCGCCTGGTGCGCCACCTGCACACCCGCCCGCAGCGCTATCAGCCATGCCAGGCTCGTTGCGGCCAATGCCATGAGAGGAAGAAAGGCAGCGACCCGCGGCAACGACGCCGAACTCGCCGCCGCCGCACCGTCGCCTTCCCGCGCGCCCCGCACCAGCAGCCACAAGGCGCCGAGCACGATGAGCGAGCCGTGCCGATAGGCGCTGGACGGTACGTCGAACCACTCGGTGAGCAGCGACTGCGTGGAAGGGAAGTAGAGGACGCCGGTCGCAAGCACCACTGCGACCAATGCCGCCGGCATGACCCACGCGCGCCACTCCAGCCGCGCCGCGATCCCCGCCCGCGGCGAGGCGGCTTCGGGAATCCCCGGCGAGTTCACGCCGGCGCCCGGATTCCGTACTTTTCCATGAGGTCGTAAAGCGTCGGACGGCTGACGCCTAACAACTCGGCGGATTTCGACACGTTGCCTTCGGTGATCGACATCGCCTGCCTGATCGCCTGGCGTTCCGCGCGGGTACGGACTTCCTTGAGGTTGAACAGCAACGCGCTGTCGGTGCTTTCCTTCAAGCCGAGATCCTCGGCCGTGAGCATCGGGGTCTCCGCCATGATCATCGCGGTCTTCACGCGGTTCTCGAGCTCGCGCACGTTGCCCGGCCACGCGTAGGCCTCCAGCGCCGCAGTCGCCTCTTCGGTGAAACCGCGTCTGGGCCGCCCGCCCACGTTGCTGAACTTGCGCAGCATCGCGTGCGCGAGCACGGTGGCGCCGCCGAGCCGATCACGCAGCGGCGGCACATTGATCGTGACCTCGCCGATGCGGAAGTACAGATCCTGGCGGAATTTCTGCTCGACGATGAACTGCTGCAGATCGCGATTGGTCGCGCACACGATACGCACGTCGACCGCGATCTCCTGGCGGCCGCCGACCCGCTCGATGACACGATCCTGCAGGAAGCGCAGTAGTTTGGCCTGCAGCGCCAGCGGCATGTCGCCGATCTCGTCGAGGAACAGGGTGCCGCCGCTCGCGGTCTCGATCTTGCCGAGGGTGGTCTTCACGGCGCCGGTGAAGGCGCCCTTCTCGTAACCGAATAGCTCGCTCTCGAGCAGCTGCTCCGGAATCGCCGCGCAATTGATGGCGATGAAGCGGCCGCCCTGACGCCCGCTTTGCGCATGCAACGAACGC
This sequence is a window from Pseudomonadota bacterium. Protein-coding genes within it:
- a CDS encoding exosortase C-terminal domain/associated protein EpsI, with protein sequence MNSPGIPEAASPRAGIAARLEWRAWVMPAALVAVVLATGVLYFPSTQSLLTEWFDVPSSAYRHGSLIVLGALWLLVRGAREGDGAAAASSASLPRVAAFLPLMALAATSLAWLIALRAGVQVAHQALLPILFWLNIRVVFGPRIALRALVPVGLLYSAVPVWHVFVPALQSLTVSVVSLLLRVIAVPAYVAGDFVYIRSGVFHVEDGCAGLHYFIVAATIAILQGELRGDRLVTRCKLLALAVGLALLGNWLRVLIIIVAGDLTDMQSYLVRVDHSVFGWVVFAVAMVVFLLISRRMPLELEAGRGSETASPTAAAFPAPRRALRAAGYALLASGLGPGWSWLLPVEAAVAPNVSVPSVIAGWDGPVEPCHGRWRPQYRTADLHSQREFSRAGAAVCVYTATYLSQQQDKELIGFSTSAYGPEANLVSAATREVGGRNLNEVQLGNEAGSDRIVWYAYVVGEREVRRGSAAQLRYALGTLRGAPAASVFAISASCLPDCASARQLLTDFLPHVTVGAEARAN
- the prsR gene encoding PEP-CTERM-box response regulator transcription factor — encoded protein: MSDEKPRLLIVEDDLGLQRQLKWCFEEYEVLMAASREEALTMARRFEPPVVLQDLGLPPDAEGVTEGMQTLRDILSLAPQTKVIVVTGNADRDNAVRAVSLGAYDFYQKPVDTDVLRLLVGRAFHIHRLEEQNRQLRESQLTSPMEGFIATDDAMFKVCRMVEKVAPTDASVLILGESGTGKELVARSLHAQSGRQGGRFIAINCAAIPEQLLESELFGYEKGAFTGAVKTTLGKIETASGGTLFLDEIGDMPLALQAKLLRFLQDRVIERVGGRQEIAVDVRIVCATNRDLQQFIVEQKFRQDLYFRIGEVTINVPPLRDRLGGATVLAHAMLRKFSNVGGRPRRGFTEEATAALEAYAWPGNVRELENRVKTAMIMAETPMLTAEDLGLKESTDSALLFNLKEVRTRAERQAIRQAMSITEGNVSKSAELLGVSRPTLYDLMEKYGIRAPA